The following proteins come from a genomic window of Athalia rosae chromosome 1, iyAthRosa1.1, whole genome shotgun sequence:
- the LOC105692463 gene encoding mitogen-activated protein kinase kinase kinase 15 isoform X3 yields MKEKFLADLRKARETYSGAELSRVLNNMRKRLDDPNVLSGEVVLNVLISYREIQDYDAMVQLVDDLRTVPNHKNSINTPAIRYLYAFALNRRNKEGDREKALKVIEKALEKKENHVPDMVCLCGRIYKDKFVESRHMDQESLKNAIRWYRKGFEVQPNEYAGINLATLLVIAGNEFSKSEELQHIGMVLNNLIGKKGSLSSLKDYWDVATFFEISVLAEDYSKAIQAAECMFKLKPPNWYLKSTIGNISLIDRFRKKNLEVEASPEEQVFGFWIDYFVEATKSEVGDSIRFPLLVLEPTKILMPSYVNVNLGAEEKSIQIWNLCLDSLKDNCKQVHDWLFTANMIRSVSLYKRDERCLFLYVHQNSDDFQMYLPSVQCRQRFYDLILEMTRDQEGMVADLDAYLTDDQMKFEYELDDQNKRTILGKGTYGVVYAARDLNTQVRIAVKEIPERNLGDVQPLHEEIKLHSQLRHRNIVQYLGSVSEDGFFKIFMEQVPGGSLSALLRSKWGPLKENESTISFYTKQILEGLKYLHDQKIVHRDIKGDNVLVNTYSGVVKISDFGTSKRLAGLCPSTETFTGTLQYMAPEVIDKGQRGYGAPADIWSLGCTIVEMATGKPPFIELGSPQAAVFKVGFYKIHPEIPSELSERAKSFILRCFEPNPDIRATAAKLLDDPFLTEKKKSTRLPAPPDFSRSISVPAERLERLGKFDKTNNNHIVTTPPIQSSHSDDTGGLTKSSPLRERSPAHLLSPISMPTALSFNSTIGSTPSIEASESDTTGPTMTRRSSSGGLLSPEVELTGQPGHKVGEEQEGFYLLKKDSQRRMTLTRVLSQDEAKICQVWISSIYQDVGQTVLHMNHLELLMRGLRDYISEPNQSVLTSAIRTLKEDLDFDSTAINQLHLALYLFQTAVNEVLRLHSIKPHWMFALDNLVRNAVQAAITVLSPELGANLLGHERGQSGVDGPEEGSTSGVSTVNSVKSHKTHDSLDNKYWREYQDQMGALKTENMKLMQELLDSQKVYQTMLQQAIGDQKVQLGALSQLCDSISRRTHRQESGYNSTTSGGEAVSPHPAFLPQISVTDHNVDSTDTRLTEWLQGLGVDASSVDRFLYEEYTLEDVLFHVSREDLRRLNLRGGIELRIWKAVLQHRKENDI; encoded by the exons ATGAAGGAAAAGTTCCTGGCAGATTTGCGCAAGGCACGTGAAACATATTCAGGCGCTGAACTATCCAGGGTATTAAATAATATGAGAAAACGATTAGATGACCCAAATGTTTTGTCGGGTGAAGTTGTGCTGAATGTTCTAATATCCTATAGAGAAATACAG gATTATGACGCTATGGTGCAACTTGTGGATGATTTACGAACAGTACCAAATCACAAAAATTCTATCAATACACCAGCTATCCGCTATCTATATGCATTCGCGCTCAATCGAAGAAACAAAGAAGGGGACAGGGAGAAAGCTTTAAAAGTCATCGAAAAAGcattggaaaagaaagaaaatcatgTGCCTGACATGGTGTGTTTATGTGGACGAATTTACAAGGACAAATTTGTTGAAAGTAGACACATGGACCAGGAGAGTTTGAAGAATGCTATTCGCTGGTACAGAAAAGGGTTTGAG GTACAACCAAACGAATATGCTGGTATCAATCTTGCAACACTTTTGGTAATAGCCGGGAATGAGTTTTCCAAAAGCGAGGAACTGCAACACATTGGAATGGTATTGAATAACTTGATTGGTAAAAAAGGAAGTTTATCCAGCCTAAAAGATTACTGGGACGTTGctactttttttgaaatcagTGTCCTGGCCGAGGATTATTCCAAGGCTATTCAAGCAGCTGAATGTATGTTCAAATTGAAACCACCTAACTG GTATCTAAAATCAACGATAGGAAATATATCGCTTATCGACAGATTCCGAAAGAAGAATTTGGAAGTTGAGGCTTCGCCAGAAGAACAAGTTTTTGGTTTCTGGATCGATTACTTTGTGGAAGCTACTAAATCCGAAGTTGGCGATAGTATACGTTTTCCA cTGCTTGTATTGGAGCCAACAAAAATTCTAATGCCAAGCTATGTAAATGTCAACCTTGGGGCTGAGGAAAAATCAATACAGATTTGGAACTTATGTTTGGACAGCCTAAAGGACAACTGTAAACAAGTTCATGACTGGCTCTTTACTGCAAATATGATTCGCAGTGTCAGTCTGTACAAAAGAGATGAACGCTGTCTATTCTTATACGTACACCAAAACTCTGACGATTTTCAAATGTATTTACCTTCCGTTCAGTGCAGACAGCGATTTTATGATCTAATTCTAGAAATGACAAGAGATCAAGAGGGTATGGTCGCAGATTTAGATGCATACTTAACTGACGACCAAATGAAG TTTGAATATGAACTGGATGATCAAAACAAACGTACTATCCTTGGAAAAGGTACATACGGTGTTGTATATGCAGCTCGTGATTTAAACACACAAGTCAGAATAGCGGTAAAAGAAATTCCAGAAAGAAATCTTGGTGATGTACAACCCTTACACGAAGAAATCAAATTGCATAGTCAACTAAGGCATAGAAACATTGTTCAGTACCTAGGATCTGTCAGCGAAGAtgggtttttcaaaatttttatggaACAAGTCCCTGGAG GTAGCTTATCAGCATTGCTCAGATCCAAATGGGGTCCCCTGAAAGAGAACGAATCAACTATATCATTCTACACAAAACAAATTTTGGAAGGGCTCAAATACTTGCATGATCAGAAAATTGTTCATCGAGATATCAAAG gCGACAATGTTTTGGTCAATACATATAGTGGTGTGGTAAAAATTTCTGATTTTGGTACATCTAAGCGACTGGCAGGGCTTTGCCCGAGCACCGAAACATTCACAGGGACCTTACAATACATGGCACCAGAAGTCATAGACAAAGGACAGCGTGGCTACGGTGCTCCg GCTGACATTTGGTCCCTTGGTTGTACAATAGTAGAAATGGCAACTGGCAAACCACCGTTTATTGAGCTGGGTTCACCACAAGCTGCTGTATTTaag GTGggattttataaaatacatcCTGAAATACCATCAGAATTATCGGAGCGAGCTAAAAGCTTTATATTACGGTGTTTTGAACCAAATCCGGACATCCGAGCAACAGCTGCTAAACTTCTCGATGATCCTTTTTTGACTGA aaaaaagaaaagtacgcGATTACCAGCACCCCCAGATTTCAGCCGAAGTATATCTGTACCAGCAGAGAGGCTTGAACGATTGGGGAAATTTgacaaaacaaataataaccACATTGTCACTACGCCACCAATCCAGTCTTCTCATTCTGATGATAC CGGAGGGTTAACTAAATCAAGCCCTTTGAGGGAGCGCAGTCCGGCCCATCTTCTCTCTCCTATCAGCATGCCAACTGCTCTTTCTTTCAACAG taCAATCGGAAGCACTCCATCAATAGAAGCTAGCGAATCTGACACCACAGGACCTACTATGACCAGAAGAAGTTCCTCAGGTGGGCTACTGTCACCTGAAGTAGAGCTAACTG GTCAGCCTGGGCATAAAGTAGGCGAAGAACAGGAAggcttttatttattgaaaaaagataGTCAGCGCCGTATGACTTTAACTAGGGTTTTGAGTCAAGATGAAGCAAAAATATGTCAAGTTTGGATAAGCAGTATATATCAAGACGTTGGTCAGACCGTTTTGCATATG AATCATTTAGAACTACTGATGCGCGGTCTCAGAGATTATATCTCTGAACCAAATCAAAGCGTCCTCACTTCAGCGATTCGGACATTGAAAGAAGATTTAGACTTTGATTCAACTGCCATCAATCAACTCCATTTGGCTCTTTACCTGTTTCAAACTGCTGTTAACGAGGTTCTCAGACTCCACAGCATTAAACCACATTGGATGTTTGCTCTAGATAATCTAGTCAGGAACGCTGTTCAGGCTGCTATTACTGTTCTATCTCCTG AACTTGGTGCAAATTTGCTGGGTCACGAGCGAGGTCAATCAGGTGTCGATGGTCCGGAAGAAGGTTCGACATCAGGTGTATCGACAGTTAATTCTGTTAAATCACATAAAACTCACGACTCCCTCGACAATAAATATTGGCGAGAATATCAGGATCAGATGGGAGCTCTAAAGACTGAAAACATGAAACTAATGCAGGAGCTACTGGATAGCCAGAAAGTCTATCAAACTATGTTACAGCAGGCAATCGGAGATCAAAAAGTACAGTTAGGAGCGTTGTCTCAGTTATGTGACTCAATTAGCAGAAGAACTCACAGACAAGAATCAGG CTACAATTCAACAACATCCGGTGGAGAAGCTGTATCTCCTCATCCAGCATTTTTACCGCAGATCAGCGTTACTGATCACAATGTAGATTCCACTGACACTCGACTAACAGAATGGTTGCAAGGTCTTGGCGTAGATGCGTCATCTGTAGATAGG TTTCTCTATGAAGAATATACCTTGGAAGATGTTTTGTTCCACGTTAGCAGAGAAGATCTCCGCAGGCTAAACTTGAG GGGCGGTATCGAGCTGAGGATATGGAAGGCCGTTCTACAGCATCGAAAGGAgaatgatatttga